Proteins co-encoded in one Longimicrobium sp. genomic window:
- a CDS encoding creatininase family protein, with amino-acid sequence MARPYVLAETTWKTVADMRYDVAVLPWGATEAHNYHLPYATDTLQCDAAAAESARLAWDRGARVIVLPTVPFGVQTGQLEIPLCLNVNPTTQLAILRDIAHSLAGQGIGKLVILNGHGGNDFRAIIRELQPQVGVFLCAINWWNCVDPRPFFAEPGDHAGELETSVMMHIAPELVLPLAEAGPGTEKKSRIAGLREGWAWAPRRWTAISADTGVGDPSAATPEKGAAFLHAVSERISGFLVDLAQTDMNEAYEIS; translated from the coding sequence GTGGCCCGACCGTACGTTCTCGCCGAGACCACCTGGAAGACGGTAGCCGACATGCGCTACGACGTGGCCGTGCTTCCCTGGGGCGCCACGGAGGCGCACAACTACCATCTGCCCTACGCCACCGACACCCTGCAGTGCGACGCCGCCGCCGCGGAATCGGCGCGGCTGGCGTGGGATCGCGGGGCGCGGGTGATCGTGCTCCCGACGGTTCCGTTCGGCGTGCAGACGGGGCAGCTGGAAATCCCGCTCTGCCTCAACGTCAATCCCACGACGCAGCTGGCCATCCTCCGGGACATCGCCCACTCGCTGGCGGGGCAGGGCATCGGCAAGCTCGTGATTCTGAACGGCCACGGCGGCAACGACTTCCGCGCGATCATCCGCGAGCTTCAGCCGCAGGTGGGCGTGTTCCTGTGCGCCATCAACTGGTGGAACTGCGTGGACCCGCGGCCGTTCTTCGCGGAGCCCGGCGACCATGCGGGCGAGCTGGAAACGAGCGTGATGATGCACATCGCGCCCGAGCTCGTTCTGCCTTTGGCCGAGGCGGGGCCGGGGACGGAGAAGAAGTCGAGGATCGCCGGCCTGCGCGAGGGCTGGGCCTGGGCTCCGCGCCGCTGGACGGCCATCTCCGCCGACACTGGCGTAGGCGACCCGTCCGCGGCCACGCCGGAGAAAGGCGCCGCGTTCCTCCACGCCGTCAGCGAGCGCATCAGCGGGTTCCTGGTAGACCTCGCGCAGACAGACATGAACGAAGCGTACGAAATATCTTGA